A region of Bacteroidota bacterium DNA encodes the following proteins:
- the rnc gene encoding ribonuclease III: MSSLLFRMATTVTSNGSSSRAAAAAALLGRALRFLRRPPKASPAGVARGDLEALFGMPVGDLALYERALRHRSVLRGQPDSHLLSNERLEFLGDAVLGMIVAERLYDEFPDRDEGFLTRMRAKLVNGQALAAYAEAIDLGPLILMSDNMASTDGRHNATILADAFEAILGALYRDQGIEAARTFVLDLLDERVDLDDLAATRSNYKSLLLEYAQARAWPQPSYLVVHEEGPSHDRRFTVEVHVGENAYGRGTARSKKKAEQKAARVALEYFRQAAEDGAEVTVDAESDA; encoded by the coding sequence GTGTCTTCTTTGCTCTTCAGGATGGCGACCACGGTCACCAGCAACGGCTCCTCCTCGCGCGCCGCGGCCGCCGCCGCGCTGCTCGGGCGCGCACTTCGCTTCTTGCGCCGCCCGCCCAAAGCGAGCCCGGCCGGCGTGGCCCGCGGCGACCTCGAAGCGCTCTTCGGCATGCCCGTCGGCGACCTCGCGCTCTACGAGCGGGCGCTGCGCCACCGCTCCGTGCTGCGCGGCCAGCCCGACAGCCATCTGCTCTCCAACGAGCGCCTAGAGTTCCTCGGCGACGCCGTGTTGGGCATGATCGTCGCCGAGCGGCTCTACGACGAGTTCCCCGACCGCGACGAGGGCTTCCTCACGCGCATGCGCGCCAAGCTGGTCAACGGGCAGGCGCTCGCAGCCTACGCCGAGGCCATCGATCTCGGCCCGCTCATCCTCATGAGCGACAACATGGCCTCCACCGACGGCCGCCACAACGCGACCATCCTTGCCGACGCCTTCGAGGCGATCCTCGGCGCGCTCTACCGCGACCAGGGCATCGAGGCGGCGCGCACGTTCGTCCTCGACCTCCTCGACGAACGCGTCGACTTGGACGACCTCGCCGCAACGCGCAGCAACTACAAGAGCCTACTCCTGGAGTACGCCCAGGCCCGCGCGTGGCCGCAGCCGTCCTACCTCGTCGTCCACGAGGAGGGGCCGAGCCACGATCGCCGGTTCACGGTCGAGGTGCACGTGGGCGAGAACGCCTACGGACGGGGCACGGCGCGCTCCAAGAAGAAAGCGGAGCAGAAAGCCGCGCGC
- a CDS encoding MBL fold metallo-hydrolase yields the protein MRLTFWGAARTVTGSQHLVETASGHRLLLDCGLYQGRRSEANRINRTFGFDAASLDVVLLSHAHIDHSGLLPKLYREGFRGRIYATHATRDLCALMLRDSAYIQGKDAEFYNRKLRKRGQPQVEPLYEMEDAEDVMNLFVGVGYRQPFTPVEGVSVEYRDAGHILGSASMVLSVTESGTTKRVGFTGDLGMPDRPILRDPQPMADCDVLIAESTYGGRTHEPADQAKDRLREIISETAARGGKVIIPAFAVGRTQTLVYYLDQLATEGALPDLPVFVDSPLAVNVTGVFQSHPECYDRDLLDYMLADPNPFGFKRLEYVREAERSKQLNDLKVPFVVISASGMAEAGRILHHLRNHIENPKNTVLIVGYQAEHTLGRRIVEERREVKIFGQPHQLRANVEVLNFFSAHADEPTLVDFVGTQDRDRLQRIFLVHGDLERQQAMTHALNEDGWADVAIPERGESFDV from the coding sequence ATGCGACTCACCTTCTGGGGCGCGGCCCGCACCGTCACCGGCTCGCAGCACCTCGTCGAAACCGCCAGCGGCCACCGCCTCCTGCTCGACTGCGGGCTCTACCAGGGCCGCCGCTCCGAGGCCAACCGCATCAACCGCACCTTCGGCTTCGACGCCGCCTCGCTCGATGTCGTTCTGCTCTCGCATGCGCACATCGACCACTCCGGGTTGCTTCCGAAGCTCTACCGCGAGGGCTTCCGCGGGCGCATCTACGCCACGCACGCCACGCGCGACCTCTGCGCGCTCATGCTCCGCGACAGCGCCTACATCCAGGGCAAGGACGCCGAGTTCTACAACCGCAAGCTCCGCAAGCGCGGCCAGCCGCAGGTCGAACCGCTCTATGAGATGGAGGACGCCGAGGACGTGATGAACCTCTTCGTCGGCGTGGGCTACCGGCAGCCGTTCACGCCCGTCGAAGGCGTCTCGGTCGAGTACCGCGACGCAGGGCACATCCTGGGCTCAGCGTCGATGGTGCTCTCGGTCACGGAAAGCGGCACCACGAAGCGCGTCGGCTTCACGGGCGACCTCGGCATGCCCGACCGCCCCATCCTCCGCGACCCGCAGCCGATGGCCGACTGCGACGTGCTCATCGCCGAGTCGACTTACGGCGGGCGCACCCACGAGCCCGCCGACCAGGCGAAGGACCGCCTCCGCGAGATCATCAGCGAGACGGCGGCGCGCGGCGGCAAGGTCATCATCCCGGCGTTCGCCGTCGGGCGCACGCAGACGCTCGTCTACTACCTCGACCAGCTCGCCACCGAAGGCGCGCTGCCGGACCTGCCGGTCTTCGTCGACAGCCCGCTCGCGGTCAACGTCACCGGCGTCTTCCAGAGCCACCCCGAGTGCTACGACCGCGACCTCCTCGACTATATGCTCGCCGACCCGAACCCGTTCGGCTTCAAGCGCCTCGAATACGTCCGCGAGGCCGAGCGCTCGAAACAGCTCAACGACCTCAAGGTGCCGTTCGTGGTCATCTCGGCGAGCGGCATGGCCGAGGCCGGGCGCATCCTCCACCACCTCCGCAACCACATCGAGAACCCGAAAAACACGGTGCTGATCGTCGGCTACCAGGCCGAGCATACGCTCGGGCGGCGCATCGTCGAAGAGCGGCGCGAGGTCAAGATCTTCGGCCAGCCGCACCAGCTCCGCGCGAACGTGGAGGTGCTCAACTTCTTCAGCGCCCACGCCGACGAGCCAACCCTGGTCGACTTCGTCGGCACGCAGGACCGCGACCGCCTCCAGCGCATCTTCCTCGTCCACGGCGACCTCGAACGCCAGCAAGCCATGACGCACGCGCTCAACGAAGACGGCTGGGCCGACGTCGCCATCCCCGAGCGCGGCGAGTCGTTCGACGTGTAG
- the rpoN gene encoding RNA polymerase factor sigma-54 encodes MLNLQQKQSLQQKLSPQQIQYIKLLQLPTLALEQRIKAELETNPVLEEGMEEEDEIIQTEPDESPTAEGVEDRPDADQRDTEANSEDDFDWDEYLNNGDDLYGYKAQVDHSALEEDREIPMPARTTLAENLLDQIGLLSLNDHETVIAEQVIGSIDEDGYLRRPITSIIDDIMFNQGLMLTEDDVEKVLTRIQRLEPAGIAARDLKECLLVQLDVMPSDTPGRTHARQMLTTAYKAFTMKHFGTIMRKLSIDEEELKEAYDLIRSLNPKPGEGEFSAQINYITPDFTVKEVDGEFIITLNGRNAPELRVNRHYRQMWNQMSVDKKKGRLAASKAGAKNGRNGRKRHGRSNETRTFLKSRLESARWFINSINQRRQTMLKVMHAIVEIQEDFFRMGEGHLKPMILKDVAEIIEMDISTVSRVVNGKYVQTEWGVYELKYYFSEGLTTDSGEEVSNKEVKAIIEQIIAAEDKRKPLSDQKIADALSEKGFNIARRTVTKYREQLNIPVARLRKQIVLA; translated from the coding sequence ATGCTCAACCTCCAACAAAAGCAAAGCCTGCAGCAGAAGCTGTCGCCGCAGCAGATCCAGTATATCAAGCTGCTGCAGTTGCCGACGCTCGCGCTCGAACAGCGCATCAAGGCCGAGCTGGAGACCAACCCGGTCCTCGAAGAGGGCATGGAGGAAGAGGACGAGATCATCCAGACCGAGCCTGACGAGTCGCCGACGGCTGAGGGCGTAGAGGACCGCCCCGACGCCGACCAGCGCGACACCGAGGCCAATTCCGAGGACGACTTCGACTGGGACGAGTACCTCAACAACGGCGACGACCTCTACGGCTACAAGGCGCAGGTCGACCACTCTGCGCTGGAGGAGGACCGCGAGATTCCGATGCCCGCGCGCACCACGCTCGCCGAGAACCTCCTCGACCAGATCGGGCTCTTGAGCCTCAACGACCACGAGACGGTCATCGCCGAGCAGGTCATCGGTTCCATCGACGAGGACGGCTACCTCCGCCGCCCCATCACGTCGATCATCGACGACATCATGTTCAACCAGGGCCTGATGCTCACCGAGGACGACGTTGAGAAGGTCCTCACGCGCATCCAGCGCCTCGAACCGGCCGGGATCGCCGCGCGCGACCTGAAGGAGTGCCTGCTCGTCCAGCTCGACGTGATGCCGTCCGACACGCCGGGCCGCACGCATGCCCGCCAGATGCTCACGACCGCCTACAAGGCGTTCACGATGAAGCACTTCGGGACGATCATGCGCAAGCTCTCCATCGACGAGGAAGAGCTGAAGGAGGCCTACGACTTGATTCGCTCGCTCAACCCGAAGCCCGGTGAGGGCGAGTTTTCGGCGCAGATCAACTACATCACGCCCGACTTCACGGTCAAGGAGGTCGACGGCGAGTTCATCATCACGCTCAACGGCCGCAACGCGCCCGAACTCCGCGTCAACCGGCACTACCGGCAGATGTGGAACCAGATGTCGGTCGACAAGAAAAAGGGCCGTCTCGCTGCCTCGAAAGCGGGTGCGAAGAACGGCCGCAACGGCCGCAAGCGCCACGGACGCTCCAACGAGACGCGCACGTTCCTCAAGAGCCGCCTGGAATCGGCGCGCTGGTTCATCAACTCGATCAACCAGCGGCGACAGACGATGCTCAAGGTGATGCACGCCATCGTCGAGATCCAGGAGGACTTCTTCCGGATGGGCGAAGGCCACCTCAAGCCGATGATCCTCAAGGACGTTGCCGAGATCATCGAGATGGACATCTCGACGGTGAGCCGCGTCGTCAACGGGAAGTACGTCCAGACCGAGTGGGGCGTCTACGAACTGAAGTACTACTTCTCCGAAGGCCTCACGACCGACAGTGGCGAGGAGGTATCGAACAAGGAGGTCAAGGCGATCATCGAGCAGATCATCGCGGCCGAGGACAAGCGCAAGCCGCTCTCGGACCAGAAGATCGCCGACGCGCTCTCGGAGAAGGGCTTCAACATCGCCCGCCGCACCGTCACGAAGTACCGCGAGCAGCTCAACATCCCCGTCGCGCGCCTCCGCAAGCAGATCGTGCTGGCGTAG
- a CDS encoding DUF3109 family protein has protein sequence MGTMFAVDHVLVSDAVLDAPFACHLGRCLGGCCVHGDRGAPLDPDERQELEHALPVVRDRLRPEALAVIDRDGVWEEDEPGHYATTTVDNRECVFVVYDRAVAKCALQQAYHAGRLTFEKPISCHLYPIRIETYPTDDGPGTDVVNYEQIDLCRPAINHGTRTNTQLADFLETPLTRKYGPDWYQRFRAAVRDRIATLNDAMRRE, from the coding sequence ATGGGTACGATGTTTGCTGTAGACCACGTACTCGTGTCCGACGCGGTGCTCGACGCGCCCTTCGCCTGCCACCTCGGCCGCTGCCTCGGCGGCTGCTGCGTCCACGGCGATCGGGGCGCGCCGCTCGACCCAGACGAACGCCAGGAGCTCGAACACGCGCTCCCTGTCGTCCGGGACCGCCTTCGCCCCGAGGCCCTCGCCGTCATCGACCGCGACGGCGTCTGGGAGGAGGATGAGCCGGGGCACTACGCCACGACTACCGTCGACAATCGCGAGTGCGTCTTCGTCGTCTACGACCGCGCCGTCGCCAAGTGCGCCCTGCAACAGGCGTACCACGCCGGCCGCCTCACCTTCGAGAAGCCGATCTCCTGCCACCTCTACCCGATCCGCATCGAGACCTACCCAACCGACGATGGTCCTGGCACCGACGTCGTCAACTACGAGCAGATCGACCTCTGCCGCCCCGCGATCAACCATGGCACGCGCACGAACACCCAACTCGCCGACTTTCTCGAAACGCCGCTGACGCGCAAGTACGGCCCCGACTGGTACCAGCGCTTCCGCGCAGCCGTCCGCGACCGCATCGCCACGCTCAACGACGCGATGCGCCGTGAGTAG
- the ruvB gene encoding Holliday junction branch migration DNA helicase RuvB — protein sequence MTTPERGPLAAQPDTRDADLERQLRPRSLDEFIGQEKIKSNLRVFMTAALQRGETLDHVLLSGPPGLGKTTLAIIIAEEMGAAVKTTSGPALDKPASIAGLLTNLEEGDVLFIDEIHRLSPVIEEYLYSAMEDGAIDILIDSGPSARSVRLALPPFTLVGATTRKGLLTAPLRARFGIDFRYDYYTADVLRRIVLRSADVLGVEIDEQGAHEIARRSRGTPRIANRLLRRARDFAEVDGDGVITIALADRALNALDVDEAGLDDMDTRILLALLEKFEGGPVGVSTLAVAVGEDPGTIEEVYEPYLIQEGFMARTPRGRVAARRAYDHFDYQPPLKSGDLFPFE from the coding sequence ATGACGACGCCCGAACGCGGCCCGCTCGCCGCCCAGCCCGACACCCGCGACGCTGACCTCGAACGGCAGCTCCGCCCCCGCTCGCTCGACGAGTTCATTGGGCAGGAGAAGATCAAGAGTAACCTCCGCGTCTTCATGACCGCCGCCCTGCAACGCGGCGAGACACTCGATCACGTGCTGCTCTCCGGTCCGCCCGGCCTCGGCAAGACAACCCTCGCCATCATTATCGCTGAGGAGATGGGCGCAGCCGTCAAGACGACGTCCGGCCCGGCGCTCGATAAGCCCGCCTCGATCGCGGGGCTGCTGACCAATCTGGAAGAAGGCGACGTGCTCTTCATCGACGAGATCCACCGGCTCAGCCCGGTCATCGAGGAGTACCTCTACTCGGCGATGGAGGACGGGGCCATCGACATCCTGATCGACTCCGGCCCGTCCGCGCGGAGCGTGCGCCTGGCACTGCCGCCCTTCACGCTCGTCGGCGCAACGACGCGCAAAGGATTGCTGACCGCCCCGCTGCGCGCCCGCTTCGGCATCGACTTCCGCTACGACTACTACACCGCCGATGTGCTCCGCCGCATCGTCCTCCGCTCCGCCGATGTGCTCGGCGTGGAGATCGACGAGCAGGGCGCGCACGAGATCGCGCGCCGCAGCCGGGGCACGCCGCGCATCGCCAACCGGCTCCTCCGCCGCGCCCGCGACTTCGCCGAGGTGGACGGCGACGGCGTCATCACGATCGCGCTCGCCGACCGCGCCCTCAACGCGCTCGACGTGGACGAGGCCGGGCTGGACGACATGGACACGCGCATTCTGCTGGCGCTCCTGGAGAAGTTCGAGGGCGGCCCCGTGGGCGTCTCGACGCTCGCTGTGGCCGTGGGCGAGGACCCCGGCACCATCGAGGAGGTCTACGAGCCGTACCTCATCCAGGAGGGCTTCATGGCGCGCACCCCGCGCGGGCGCGTCGCCGCCCGCCGCGCCTACGACCACTTCGACTACCAGCCGCCGCTCAAGTCCGGCGACCTGTTTCCATTTGAGTAG
- a CDS encoding class I SAM-dependent methyltransferase translates to MSWYEAWFDSDAYEVVYQNRNLADARRLLDLIERVAAPAPDAALLDVACGRGRHARLLAQRGYDVTGLDLSENAIATARKRAKQEGLSERVRFMVGDMRLPHFQQRFDGVVNLFTSFGYFADEADHARAVSAMAQALKPGGFLVQDFLNASYVRQHLVPRDVRTLDSIDVTQERWIAEDAPGGPRVEKRITLCCFEFDEAEGIAAEDHVFTESVRLLTRDDIAALYDAAGLTLLDTYGTYDGDPHTPESPRLILHARA, encoded by the coding sequence ATGTCCTGGTACGAAGCCTGGTTTGACTCTGACGCCTACGAGGTCGTCTACCAGAACCGCAACCTCGCCGACGCCCGGCGGCTGCTCGACCTCATCGAGCGCGTCGCCGCGCCCGCACCCGACGCGGCGCTTCTCGATGTCGCCTGCGGGCGCGGGCGCCACGCACGGCTCCTCGCCCAGCGCGGCTACGACGTCACTGGTCTCGACCTCTCCGAGAACGCCATCGCCACGGCGCGCAAGCGGGCGAAACAGGAGGGCTTGAGCGAACGCGTCCGGTTCATGGTCGGCGACATGCGGCTGCCGCACTTCCAGCAGCGCTTCGACGGCGTTGTGAACCTCTTCACGTCGTTCGGCTACTTCGCCGACGAGGCCGACCACGCCCGCGCGGTCAGCGCGATGGCGCAGGCGCTCAAGCCGGGCGGCTTCCTCGTCCAGGACTTCCTCAACGCGTCGTACGTCCGCCAGCACCTCGTCCCTCGCGACGTGCGCACGCTCGACAGCATCGACGTGACGCAGGAGCGCTGGATCGCCGAGGACGCGCCGGGCGGCCCGCGCGTCGAGAAGCGCATCACGCTCTGCTGCTTCGAGTTCGACGAGGCCGAGGGTATCGCGGCCGAGGACCACGTCTTTACGGAGTCGGTCCGCCTGCTCACCCGCGACGACATCGCTGCGCTCTACGACGCCGCTGGCCTGACGCTCCTCGACACCTACGGGACCTACGACGGCGACCCGCACACGCCTGAGAGCCCCCGGCTTATTTTGCACGCACGGGCGTAG
- a CDS encoding dipeptidase: MDQALAYAHDHADTFVDQLQNWLRIPSISTDPAYNDETRRAATWLRDELARVGVQEVRLMETGGHPIVYAEHRAGDDKPTVLVYGHYDVQPPDPLDLWTSPPFEPVIKDGDARTGTLYARGACDDKGQAFMHVKALEAYLQSGTDLPVNLKFLIEGEEESGSVHLAPFIEANADLLAADVVLISDTGLFGPGIPSITYGLRGLAFVEVTLEGPSRDLHSGMYGGAIENPINALARMIADLHDDDHRITVEGFYDNVRPLSDAEREQFAALPFDVAEWAGEVGVSTTKTEGSFTALEGVSARPTLDVNGMWGGYIGKGAKTVLPSKASAKISCRLVPDQTPDEITEKLRRHFEAHVPDTMKLTFTDLHGGHGAIVDITAPAMQAAKQAMREVFGQDPYFTREGGSIPVVADFKRLLGLDSVLLGFGLDTDAIHSPDEHFGLDRFHQGIEAGIRFLKAYGG; the protein is encoded by the coding sequence ATGGACCAAGCCCTCGCCTACGCGCACGACCACGCCGACACGTTCGTCGACCAACTCCAGAACTGGCTGCGCATCCCGTCGATTTCGACGGACCCCGCGTACAACGACGAGACGCGCCGCGCCGCAACCTGGCTCCGCGACGAACTCGCGCGCGTCGGCGTGCAGGAAGTGCGGCTGATGGAGACCGGCGGGCACCCCATCGTCTACGCCGAGCACCGCGCGGGCGACGACAAGCCGACCGTCCTCGTCTACGGGCACTACGACGTCCAGCCGCCCGACCCGCTGGACCTCTGGACGAGCCCGCCCTTCGAGCCCGTCATCAAAGACGGCGACGCGCGCACGGGCACGCTCTACGCCCGCGGGGCCTGCGACGACAAGGGCCAGGCGTTCATGCACGTCAAGGCGCTCGAAGCCTACCTCCAGAGCGGCACCGACCTGCCCGTCAACCTCAAGTTCCTGATCGAGGGCGAGGAGGAGAGCGGCTCCGTGCACCTCGCCCCGTTCATCGAGGCGAACGCGGACCTGCTCGCCGCCGACGTGGTGCTGATCTCTGACACGGGCCTCTTCGGCCCCGGCATCCCGTCGATCACCTACGGGCTGCGCGGGCTGGCCTTCGTCGAGGTGACGCTGGAGGGGCCCAGCCGCGACCTCCACTCGGGGATGTACGGCGGGGCGATCGAGAACCCGATCAACGCGCTCGCCCGGATGATCGCTGACCTGCACGACGACGACCACCGCATCACCGTCGAGGGCTTCTACGACAACGTGCGCCCGCTCTCCGACGCCGAGCGCGAGCAGTTCGCCGCGCTGCCCTTCGATGTCGCCGAGTGGGCGGGCGAGGTGGGCGTCTCCACGACCAAGACTGAGGGGAGTTTCACCGCACTCGAAGGCGTGTCCGCGCGCCCGACGCTCGACGTGAACGGCATGTGGGGCGGCTACATTGGCAAGGGCGCAAAAACCGTGTTGCCCTCCAAGGCGAGCGCCAAGATCTCGTGCCGCCTCGTCCCGGACCAGACGCCGGACGAGATCACCGAGAAGCTACGCCGCCACTTTGAGGCGCACGTCCCCGACACGATGAAGCTCACGTTCACCGACCTCCACGGCGGGCACGGTGCCATCGTCGACATCACGGCGCCCGCGATGCAGGCCGCCAAGCAGGCGATGCGCGAGGTGTTCGGCCAGGACCCCTACTTCACCCGCGAGGGCGGCTCGATCCCCGTCGTCGCCGACTTCAAGCGGCTGCTCGGCCTCGACTCGGTGCTCCTCGGCTTCGGCCTCGACACCGACGCCATCCACTCGCCCGACGAGCACTTCGGCCTCGACCGTTTCCACCAGGGCATCGAGGCGGGTATCCGCTTCCTGAAGGCCTATGGTGGGTAG